One window from the genome of Fulvivirga lutea encodes:
- a CDS encoding universal stress protein — translation MKIEKIICAVDASNSSKQALAFANKLATKFSAQLSVVHIFPAELRMKNEFKEHVIEEINTWLNGLLKSPIIHLDGIISEELQKLSKSNDLLVMGLRGSNHSSRYYGSNAAQVIQTASCPVFLIPDAETDFHFKKIVFASDFKDIVRDENLEALRDLADHQKAELHLLHVSGNTVLDTEEGDEAIELHAIFKDINHAFFVVEEQDIVKGIQKHIKDNKIDLLAIMPRKTTKLAHTLSQAIINETESIPIFSFHA, via the coding sequence ATGAAAATTGAAAAGATAATATGCGCAGTAGATGCCTCTAACAGCTCAAAACAAGCGTTAGCATTTGCCAATAAACTTGCAACCAAGTTTAGCGCCCAACTTTCAGTGGTACATATTTTTCCTGCCGAATTACGCATGAAAAATGAATTCAAGGAGCATGTGATTGAAGAGATTAATACCTGGCTGAATGGTTTGTTGAAATCTCCAATCATTCATCTTGATGGCATTATTTCAGAGGAACTTCAAAAATTAAGCAAGTCGAATGATTTATTAGTGATGGGACTCAGAGGTTCTAATCATTCTTCGCGCTATTATGGCAGTAATGCAGCCCAGGTTATTCAAACAGCTTCATGCCCTGTATTCTTAATACCTGATGCTGAAACAGATTTTCATTTTAAAAAGATTGTCTTTGCTTCAGACTTTAAAGATATAGTGAGAGATGAAAACTTAGAGGCTTTACGCGATTTAGCAGATCATCAAAAAGCCGAATTACATCTGCTTCATGTTTCTGGAAATACAGTGTTAGATACAGAAGAAGGTGACGAGGCTATTGAATTACACGCTATCTTTAAAGATATTAACCATGCTTTTTTTGTGGTTGAAGAGCAGGACATCGTTAAAGGAATTCAAAAGCATATAAAGGATAATAAAATTGACCTATTGGCCATTATGCCAAGAAAAACAACAAAATTAGCACATACATTGAGTCAGGCAATAATCAATGAAACTGAAAGTATTCCTATCTTCTCATTTCACGCTTAG
- a CDS encoding MBL fold metallo-hydrolase RNA specificity domain-containing protein, giving the protein MNVRVKFLGAAQTVTGSKYLFEVDNFTFLVDCGLFQGLKPYRLRNWDEFPHDVSSIDAVVLTHAHIDHSGYLPRLVKQGFNGPIYCTEATAGLLEILLLDAAKLQEEEAEFARKKGYSKHTVPEPLFTTENAEQALSLVTTVGYEQDFKIHDNVQVTFRNAGHILGSAFVELLLNGIQMTKKIVLSGDLGRFNQPLLSSPEQVHNADILFIESTYGDRSNDIVDIEEQLKEKITKGLDEGGCILIPSFAVGRTQLILYYLQRLQSEGSIPNVPVYIDSPMAISATNLYSKYPDYHTLSPSDFKGNGLFDYPTVHYYRSQESSVILNDISSNAIIISASGMCTGGRILHHLFHRLGRKNDTLLFVGYQAEGTRGRRILEGEPTSRIFGIDVEVKCHIDIVTGLSAHADKNELHQWLETLESPPKMTFIVHGEAESSLALAHYLRIDKQWDNVYVPNYLESFEVFRGI; this is encoded by the coding sequence ATGAATGTTAGAGTTAAGTTTTTAGGCGCAGCTCAAACAGTAACCGGCTCCAAATATTTATTTGAAGTAGATAACTTTACTTTTTTAGTCGATTGTGGGCTTTTTCAGGGTCTTAAACCATATCGATTAAGGAACTGGGATGAGTTTCCGCATGATGTTTCATCTATTGATGCAGTTGTATTAACTCATGCCCATATAGATCATTCAGGATACCTACCCAGATTAGTAAAACAAGGTTTCAATGGCCCTATTTATTGTACCGAAGCTACCGCTGGCCTGCTGGAAATTCTGCTTTTAGATGCAGCCAAACTTCAGGAAGAAGAAGCTGAATTTGCCAGAAAAAAAGGTTATTCGAAACACACAGTCCCAGAGCCACTCTTCACCACAGAAAATGCCGAACAAGCACTATCATTGGTGACCACCGTTGGTTATGAGCAAGACTTTAAAATTCACGATAATGTGCAAGTTACCTTTAGAAATGCCGGCCATATTTTGGGAAGTGCTTTTGTAGAGTTGCTTTTGAATGGAATTCAGATGACCAAGAAAATTGTACTCTCGGGCGATTTAGGGCGTTTCAATCAGCCACTTCTATCCTCTCCAGAGCAGGTACATAATGCTGACATCCTATTTATTGAATCAACTTACGGAGATCGTTCCAATGATATCGTTGACATTGAAGAGCAATTGAAAGAGAAGATTACAAAAGGACTGGATGAAGGTGGATGTATACTCATACCGTCTTTTGCTGTTGGACGAACGCAGCTAATACTGTATTATCTGCAAAGGCTTCAGAGTGAGGGCAGCATACCTAACGTACCTGTTTATATTGATAGCCCAATGGCTATTAGTGCCACAAACCTGTATAGCAAATACCCTGATTACCACACGCTTTCTCCTTCAGATTTCAAAGGAAATGGTTTGTTTGATTATCCAACTGTTCATTATTACCGATCTCAGGAGTCATCTGTGATATTAAATGATATTTCTTCTAATGCAATAATTATATCTGCCAGTGGTATGTGTACCGGAGGAAGAATACTGCATCATTTATTTCACCGACTAGGAAGAAAAAATGATACGCTCCTATTTGTAGGGTATCAAGCAGAAGGTACGAGAGGTAGAAGAATCTTAGAAGGTGAGCCAACGAGCAGAATCTTTGGAATCGATGTAGAAGTAAAATGCCATATAGATATTGTAACCGGCCTTTCCGCTCATGCCGATAAGAATGAATTACACCAATGGCTCGAAACTTTAGAATCGCCTCCTAAAATGACTTTTATAGTGCATGGTGAGGCAGAGAGCTCATTAGCATTAGCTCATTATCTAAGAATAGATAAACAATGGGACAATGTGTATGTGCCTAATTATTTAGAATCATTTGAGGTTTTTCGCGGTATATAG